In a genomic window of Azospirillum baldaniorum:
- a CDS encoding GntR family transcriptional regulator has protein sequence MQTMSFSVAPLDQGMSFKAKAYQALRQAITQMDIYGGPSEIRLDERQLCEALGVSRTPVREAMALLEQEGFIRSMPRRGIFVVRKTKAEIIEMITVCAALEGMAARLFVERADERGMADLHETFDRFAEGELADHVLEYSDANVAFHQSIIQASGCTLIADLTDRFFIHMRAIRRVTMRRGGRAETSIVEHRDIIDALTRRDADLAERRVREHTLGLARHVEQHCDFLD, from the coding sequence ATGCAGACGATGAGTTTCTCGGTCGCACCCCTGGATCAGGGGATGAGCTTCAAGGCCAAGGCCTACCAGGCGCTGCGCCAAGCCATCACCCAGATGGACATCTACGGCGGGCCGAGCGAGATCCGCCTCGACGAGCGCCAGCTCTGCGAGGCGCTGGGCGTCAGCCGCACCCCGGTGCGCGAGGCCATGGCGCTGCTGGAGCAGGAGGGCTTCATCCGCTCCATGCCCCGGCGCGGCATCTTCGTGGTGCGCAAGACCAAGGCGGAGATCATCGAGATGATCACCGTCTGCGCGGCGCTGGAGGGCATGGCCGCCCGCCTCTTCGTCGAGCGCGCCGACGAGCGCGGCATGGCCGACCTGCACGAGACCTTCGACCGCTTCGCCGAAGGCGAGCTGGCCGACCACGTGCTGGAGTATTCCGACGCCAACGTCGCCTTCCACCAGTCGATCATTCAGGCCTCGGGCTGCACGCTCATCGCCGACCTGACCGACCGCTTCTTCATCCACATGCGGGCCATCCGCCGCGTCACCATGCGCCGCGGCGGCCGGGCCGAGACGTCCATCGTCGAGCACCGCGACATCATCGACGCCCTGACCCGGCGCGACGCCGACCTGGCCGAGCGGCGGGTGCGCGAGCACACGCTGGGGCTGGCCCGCCATGTCGAACAGCACTGCGATTTTCTCGATTGA
- a CDS encoding HAD family hydrolase: MDRINTAFLFDLDGTLIDSVYQHVLAWQEALDHEGIELSVWRIHRKIGMSGGLFANMLLRETGLAISPELLERLRRRHAEAFRGLAGRVRPLPGAQELLSHLTAAGIPWAIATSGRIETARSGLEALGVDPDTVPVVTRDQVKYAKPDPDLFLAAAERLGVAIETAIVVGDSVWDILAARRARALSIGLLSGGYGQDELERAGAFRVYEDPASLLEHLDEVGGRR; encoded by the coding sequence ATGGACCGCATCAACACGGCTTTCCTGTTCGACCTCGACGGCACGCTGATCGACAGCGTCTACCAGCATGTGCTGGCCTGGCAGGAGGCGCTGGACCATGAGGGGATCGAGCTGTCGGTCTGGCGCATCCACCGCAAGATCGGCATGAGCGGCGGCCTGTTCGCCAACATGCTGCTGCGCGAGACCGGCCTCGCCATCAGCCCGGAGCTTCTGGAGCGGCTGCGCCGCCGCCACGCCGAGGCGTTCCGCGGGCTGGCCGGGCGCGTCCGCCCGCTGCCCGGCGCGCAGGAGCTGCTGTCCCACCTGACGGCGGCGGGCATCCCCTGGGCCATTGCCACCAGCGGGCGGATCGAGACGGCGCGCTCCGGGCTGGAGGCTCTGGGCGTCGATCCGGACACGGTGCCGGTAGTGACGCGCGATCAGGTGAAATACGCCAAGCCCGACCCCGACCTGTTCCTGGCCGCGGCGGAGCGGCTCGGCGTCGCCATCGAAACGGCCATCGTGGTCGGCGACAGTGTGTGGGACATCCTGGCCGCGCGGCGCGCCCGCGCGCTCAGCATCGGGCTGCTGTCCGGCGGCTACGGGCAGGACGAGCTGGAGCGGGCGGGAGCCTTCCGCGTCTATGAGGACCCCGCCAGCCTGCTGGAGCATCTGGACGAGGTGGGAGGCCGACGCTGA
- a CDS encoding IclR family transcriptional regulator: protein MKTQALMMAPPAPRAEGRAETVDRAAKGNLVQSLSRALSIMTILGQSDSPMSLTAVAEAAHLSPSTAHRLLTTLQEERYVRFDQGKRGWAVGVQAYMTGTGFLKTRSLLDVARPRMRRLMEETSEVVNLAVEENGEAIYLHRVGGPRVAQAALPVTDRTLLHCSAVGKALLAGMPDTRVQSIVTQRGMRQFTRTTVSSIPALHRELILTRDRGYAVDQEERVSGLHCVAAAIYDEQARVIGALSLSSTNRRLDDARVVAFGEMVKRTAAAVTAEIGGRFPT from the coding sequence ATGAAGACGCAAGCGCTGATGATGGCACCCCCGGCCCCGCGGGCCGAAGGCCGCGCGGAAACCGTGGACCGTGCGGCGAAGGGCAATCTCGTGCAGTCGCTGTCGCGGGCACTGAGCATCATGACCATCCTCGGCCAGTCGGACAGCCCGATGAGCCTGACCGCGGTGGCCGAAGCGGCGCATCTCTCGCCCTCCACGGCGCACCGTCTGCTGACCACCCTGCAGGAGGAGCGTTACGTGCGCTTCGACCAGGGAAAGCGCGGCTGGGCGGTCGGGGTGCAGGCCTACATGACCGGCACCGGCTTCCTGAAGACGCGCAGCCTGCTCGACGTCGCCCGCCCGCGGATGCGCCGGCTGATGGAGGAGACCAGCGAGGTCGTCAATCTGGCCGTCGAGGAGAACGGCGAGGCCATCTATCTGCACCGGGTCGGCGGCCCGCGCGTTGCCCAGGCGGCGCTGCCCGTCACCGACCGCACGCTGCTGCACTGTTCCGCGGTGGGCAAGGCGCTGCTCGCCGGCATGCCCGACACGCGGGTGCAGAGCATCGTGACCCAGCGCGGCATGCGCCAGTTCACCCGGACCACCGTGTCGTCGATCCCGGCCCTGCACCGGGAGCTGATCCTGACGCGCGACCGCGGCTACGCCGTGGACCAGGAGGAGCGGGTCAGCGGCTTGCACTGCGTCGCCGCGGCAATCTACGACGAGCAGGCCCGCGTCATCGGTGCCCTGTCGCTGTCCAGCACCAACCGGCGCCTGGACGACGCCCGCGTCGTGGCCTTCGGCGAGATGGTCAAGCGCACCGCCGCGGCGGTGACCGCCGAGATCGGCGGGCGTTTCCCCACCTGA
- a CDS encoding lipid kinase gives MSADRRRALLIVNGKARQGQRALDDIREEAAKAGVTLIRAECREREDIAEAIRDHADSVDMVIIGGGDGTLNAAAPALADTGLPLAILPMGTANDLARTLGIPLDLREAAKLAVSGPVRRIDLGEVNGVAFFNVASIGLSVELARELTREMKRRWGVFGYAVAAFRVARRMAPFRAEIRINGARHRVKSVQIGVGNGRHYGGGMTVQENAAPDDGQLDVYSIDLRGWWEWPLLYPDFRRGRHGHWKNVHAWYGQEVEITTRHRRPVNTDGDITTHTPARFRVRPGAVAVIAPPR, from the coding sequence CTGAGCGCCGACCGACGCCGCGCGCTGCTGATCGTCAACGGGAAGGCCCGCCAGGGGCAGCGCGCGCTCGACGACATCCGGGAGGAGGCCGCGAAGGCGGGCGTCACCCTGATCCGCGCCGAGTGCCGCGAGCGGGAGGACATCGCCGAGGCGATCCGCGACCATGCCGACTCGGTGGACATGGTCATCATCGGGGGCGGCGACGGCACGCTGAACGCCGCCGCCCCGGCGCTGGCCGACACCGGCCTGCCGCTCGCCATCCTGCCGATGGGCACGGCGAACGATCTGGCGCGCACGCTGGGAATCCCGCTGGACCTGCGGGAGGCGGCGAAGCTGGCGGTCAGCGGCCCGGTCCGCCGGATCGACTTGGGCGAGGTCAACGGCGTGGCCTTCTTCAACGTCGCCAGCATCGGGCTCAGCGTCGAGCTGGCCCGCGAACTGACGCGCGAGATGAAGCGGCGCTGGGGCGTGTTCGGCTACGCCGTGGCGGCCTTCCGCGTGGCGCGGCGCATGGCGCCCTTCCGCGCCGAGATCCGCATCAACGGGGCGCGGCACCGCGTCAAGTCGGTGCAGATCGGCGTCGGCAACGGGCGCCATTACGGCGGCGGCATGACCGTGCAGGAGAACGCCGCCCCCGATGACGGGCAGCTTGACGTCTACAGCATCGACCTGCGCGGCTGGTGGGAGTGGCCCCTGCTGTACCCGGACTTCCGGCGCGGGCGGCACGGGCATTGGAAAAATGTCCACGCCTGGTACGGGCAGGAGGTGGAGATCACCACCCGTCACCGCCGCCCGGTGAACACCGACGGCGACATCACCACCCACACCCCGGCGCGCTTCCGCGTGCGGCCCGGAGCCGTCGCGGTCATAGCACCGCCGCGGTGA
- a CDS encoding bifunctional helix-turn-helix transcriptional regulator/GNAT family N-acetyltransferase, producing MGGTFASTELPPSAVHALIEIDACPGITARRLGDVLRLEKSSISRMLQKLVQSGDVLEQVDMDDSRSKRLTLSAAGRQRVATIHTFATKQVSEALERLDPGEGRVVATGLRLYADALASRVDHSVRPGIRIVCGYRQGIVARITQMHVSYYARTANFGQRFESVVAAGLAAFCDRLENPRNAIWSAIREGNIVGSIAIDGEDMGEGIAHLRWFIIDDGVRGGGVGRRLLSEALAFVDAQGFTETHLWTFSGLSAARHLYEAHGFTCIEEHLGSQWGGEVLEQRFVRLRPPATNPGP from the coding sequence ATGGGGGGCACTTTCGCCAGTACGGAGCTGCCCCCATCGGCGGTCCACGCCTTGATCGAGATCGATGCCTGTCCAGGCATCACGGCGCGTCGGCTCGGAGATGTCCTCCGTCTGGAAAAATCCAGCATCAGCCGCATGCTCCAGAAGCTCGTCCAATCAGGAGACGTGCTGGAGCAGGTGGATATGGACGACAGCCGCAGCAAGAGACTGACCCTGAGCGCAGCGGGGCGGCAGCGCGTGGCCACGATCCACACCTTCGCCACCAAGCAGGTGTCAGAGGCGTTGGAGCGCCTGGATCCCGGGGAGGGGCGAGTGGTTGCCACAGGACTGCGGCTCTATGCCGACGCCCTGGCCTCCCGCGTCGATCACAGCGTGCGCCCGGGGATCAGGATCGTCTGCGGATATCGGCAGGGCATCGTCGCGCGGATCACCCAGATGCACGTAAGCTATTATGCAAGGACCGCCAACTTCGGGCAGCGGTTCGAGTCGGTTGTGGCCGCCGGATTGGCCGCCTTCTGTGATCGCCTTGAGAACCCACGAAACGCGATATGGTCGGCCATCCGGGAAGGGAACATAGTCGGCTCCATCGCGATCGACGGGGAGGATATGGGAGAGGGCATCGCACATCTGCGCTGGTTCATCATCGATGACGGCGTGCGCGGCGGCGGGGTTGGGCGTCGGTTGCTGTCGGAGGCTCTTGCCTTCGTGGATGCACAGGGTTTCACGGAAACCCATCTGTGGACCTTCAGCGGTCTCTCGGCCGCCCGTCATCTCTACGAGGCGCACGGCTTCACTTGCATCGAGGAGCACCTCGGCTCGCAGTGGGGGGGAGAGGTTCTGGAGCAGCGCTTCGTCAGGCTACGGCCCCCTGCGACAAACCCTGGGCCCTGA
- the soxR gene encoding redox-sensitive transcriptional activator SoxR: protein MAILDPADMDKDLSVGEVAERSGVAVSTIHFYESKGLIASWRSSGNQRRFPRDVLRRIAVIKVAQRLGVPLATIAQALKTLPDGRTPTAEDWKRLSAAWKADLDERIAVLTKLRDGLEGCIGCGCLSLGECPLRNPWDELSEDGPGPRLLDPR from the coding sequence ATGGCGATTCTCGATCCCGCCGACATGGACAAGGACCTTTCCGTGGGCGAGGTCGCGGAACGCTCCGGTGTGGCAGTGTCCACCATCCACTTCTACGAATCAAAGGGGCTGATCGCGAGCTGGCGGAGCAGCGGCAACCAGCGCCGCTTCCCCCGCGACGTGCTCCGGCGCATCGCCGTCATCAAGGTGGCCCAGCGCCTGGGCGTCCCGCTGGCCACCATCGCGCAGGCGCTGAAGACCCTGCCGGACGGCCGCACCCCCACCGCAGAGGACTGGAAACGCTTGTCCGCGGCCTGGAAAGCGGACCTGGACGAGCGCATCGCCGTGCTCACCAAGCTGCGCGACGGGCTGGAGGGGTGCATCGGCTGCGGCTGCCTGTCGCTCGGCGAATGCCCGCTGCGCAATCCCTGGGACGAGCTGTCGGAGGACGGGCCCGGCCCGCGCCTGCTCGATCCGCGGTGA
- a CDS encoding NAD(P)H-dependent oxidoreductase subunit E, which translates to MDTAIVAKDDTKRRSIHPGSGRRNTRPQPKGRQVDPAALAEVQELLGDRSRQRDLLIEHLHLLQDTYHGLHARHLAALAHEMRLALVEVYEVASFYAHFDIVMDGEEAPPPVTVRVCDSLSCCMAGGEKLLDELKAADMGPDVRVVRAPCMGACHNAPAVAIGHALHENATVESVVTAVKNGETHPQLPTYVSLEQYKAEGGYRLLADCLTGNVPVDDILGKLEGANLRGLGGAGFPTGRKWRFVRHEPGPRLMAVNGDEGEPGTFKDRYYLENDPHRFLEGMLIGAWVVEATDVYIYLRDEYPHIREVLEHEIAAVEKAGLAGHTRIHLRRGAGAYICGEESAMLESIEGKRGLPRHKPPFPSVVGLFGRPTLINNVETLFWIRDILEKGADWWGSHGRNGRKGLRSYSVSGHVKDPGVKLAPAGVTIRELIDEYCGGMADGHTLKGYLPGGASGGILPASMDDIPLDFGTLEQHGCFIGSAAVVVLSDQDDMRKVVRNLLDFFEDESCGQCTPCRVGTEKAVALIKQPVWDEPLLTELARLMGTASICGLGQAAMNPLKSALKHFRDDLRGEVR; encoded by the coding sequence ATGGACACGGCCATCGTCGCCAAAGACGACACGAAAAGGCGCTCCATCCATCCCGGTTCGGGGCGCCGGAACACCCGGCCCCAGCCGAAGGGCCGGCAGGTCGATCCGGCGGCCCTGGCGGAGGTGCAGGAACTTCTCGGTGACCGGTCCCGGCAGCGGGATCTGCTGATCGAGCATCTGCACCTGTTGCAGGACACCTATCACGGGCTGCACGCCCGCCATCTCGCGGCGCTCGCCCACGAGATGCGGCTGGCCCTGGTGGAGGTGTACGAGGTGGCGTCCTTCTACGCCCACTTCGACATCGTGATGGACGGGGAGGAAGCCCCTCCGCCCGTGACCGTCCGGGTCTGCGACAGCCTGTCCTGCTGCATGGCCGGCGGCGAGAAGCTGCTCGACGAGCTGAAGGCCGCCGACATGGGGCCGGACGTCCGGGTGGTGCGCGCGCCCTGCATGGGCGCCTGCCACAACGCCCCGGCGGTGGCCATCGGCCACGCCCTGCACGAGAACGCCACGGTCGAGAGCGTGGTCACCGCCGTGAAGAACGGCGAGACGCACCCGCAGCTCCCCACCTATGTCAGCCTGGAGCAGTACAAGGCGGAGGGCGGCTACCGCCTGCTCGCCGACTGTCTGACGGGCAACGTCCCGGTGGACGACATCCTCGGCAAGCTGGAAGGGGCCAACCTGCGCGGTCTCGGCGGCGCCGGCTTCCCGACCGGCCGCAAGTGGCGCTTCGTCCGCCACGAGCCCGGCCCCCGCCTGATGGCGGTGAACGGGGACGAGGGCGAGCCGGGCACCTTCAAGGACCGCTACTACCTGGAGAACGATCCGCACCGCTTCCTGGAAGGGATGCTGATCGGCGCCTGGGTGGTCGAGGCGACCGATGTCTACATCTACCTGCGCGACGAGTACCCGCACATCCGCGAGGTGCTGGAGCACGAGATCGCCGCCGTGGAGAAGGCGGGCCTCGCCGGGCACACCCGCATCCATCTGCGGCGCGGCGCCGGGGCCTACATCTGCGGCGAGGAGTCCGCGATGCTGGAGAGCATCGAGGGCAAGCGCGGCCTGCCGCGGCACAAGCCGCCCTTCCCGTCGGTGGTCGGCCTGTTCGGCCGCCCGACCCTCATCAACAACGTCGAGACGCTGTTCTGGATCAGGGACATCCTTGAGAAGGGCGCTGACTGGTGGGGCAGCCACGGGCGCAACGGCCGCAAGGGCCTGCGCAGCTACTCCGTCTCCGGTCATGTGAAGGACCCGGGCGTGAAGCTGGCCCCCGCCGGCGTCACCATCCGCGAGCTGATCGACGAGTATTGCGGCGGCATGGCCGACGGCCACACGCTCAAGGGCTACCTGCCCGGCGGCGCGTCGGGCGGCATCCTGCCCGCCAGCATGGACGACATCCCGCTGGACTTCGGCACGCTGGAGCAGCACGGCTGCTTCATCGGCTCCGCCGCGGTGGTCGTGCTGTCGGACCAGGACGACATGCGCAAGGTCGTGCGCAACCTGCTGGACTTCTTCGAGGACGAGAGCTGCGGCCAGTGCACGCCCTGCCGCGTCGGAACGGAGAAGGCGGTGGCGCTCATCAAGCAGCCGGTGTGGGACGAGCCGCTTCTGACGGAGCTCGCCCGGCTGATGGGCACGGCGTCGATCTGCGGCCTGGGTCAGGCCGCGATGAACCCACTCAAGAGTGCGCTGAAGCACTTCCGCGACGATCTGCGCGGGGAGGTCCGGTGA
- the fdhF gene encoding formate dehydrogenase subunit alpha: MSDRILFHLDDELVEAHAGETIWQVANRLGTEIPHLCYADEPGYRADGNCRACMVEIDGERAMSASCVRHPTPGMRVRSASENAKFARKMVIEMLVADQPKREEAHDPDSKFWRWADRLEVSDSRFPSRECAPKPDFSHPAMAVQLDACIQCNLCVRACREVQVNDVIGMALRGHKETIVFDFADPMGDSTCVACGECVQACPTGALMPKTQVDLNSGVFAAAPDRQVDSVCPYCGVGCQLTYNIKDEKLLSVTGRDGPANKNRLCVKGRFGFDYIHHPHRLTKPLIRKEGVSKHDVDIDPLNPLTHFREASWEEALEVATAGLRKIRDERGGSALAGFGSAKGSNEEAYLFQKLVRVGFGTNNVDHCTRLCHASSVAALIEGIGSGAVTAPFMAAKDAEVIVVIGSNPTENHPVAATFFKNAAKRGAKLVIMDPRGQVLKRHASHMLQFKPGRDVPMLNAMLNVIISEGLYDAQYVAEHTQDFEELRAHIASFTPEAMEPVCGIPAEQLREVARLYATSKGSIIFWGMGVSQHTHGTDNVRCLIALSLVTGQIGRPGTGLHPLRGQNNVQGASDAGLIPMMFPDYRPVDDPEVHAFYEDFWDTKLDSKRGLTVVEIMDAIHAGSLNGMYVMGENPAMSDPDVEHARDALAKLDHLVVQDLFLTETAKYADVVLPASAWPEKTGTVTNTNRQVQLGRQALPPPGEARQDLWIVNAMARGLGLDWNYEHPRDVFREMKGAMPSLDNITWERLERERSVTYPSLSADDPGQEIVFGDGFPTATGRGRLVPADVIPPAEEPDAEFPMVLTTGRQLEHWHTGSMTRRAQVLDDLEPEAVAYMSPADLRRMGAKGGDRMKVTTRRGTIELKARSDYNVPSGLVFVPFCYAEAAANVLTNPKLDPYGKIPEFKFAAARIEPAA, encoded by the coding sequence ATGAGCGACCGCATCCTGTTCCACCTCGACGACGAGCTCGTCGAAGCCCACGCCGGCGAGACCATCTGGCAGGTCGCCAACCGCCTGGGCACCGAGATCCCGCATCTCTGCTACGCTGACGAGCCGGGCTACCGCGCGGATGGCAACTGCCGGGCCTGCATGGTCGAGATCGATGGCGAGCGCGCCATGTCGGCCTCCTGCGTGCGTCACCCGACGCCGGGCATGCGCGTCCGCTCGGCCAGCGAGAACGCCAAGTTCGCCCGCAAGATGGTCATCGAGATGCTGGTCGCCGACCAGCCGAAGCGGGAGGAGGCCCACGACCCGGACAGCAAGTTCTGGCGCTGGGCCGACCGCCTGGAGGTCTCGGACAGCCGCTTCCCCAGCCGGGAATGCGCGCCGAAGCCCGACTTCAGCCACCCGGCCATGGCGGTGCAGCTCGACGCCTGCATCCAGTGCAACCTGTGCGTCCGCGCCTGCCGCGAGGTCCAGGTCAACGACGTCATCGGCATGGCGCTGCGCGGCCACAAGGAGACGATCGTCTTCGACTTCGCCGACCCGATGGGCGACAGCACCTGCGTCGCCTGCGGCGAGTGCGTCCAGGCCTGCCCGACCGGCGCGCTGATGCCGAAGACCCAGGTGGACCTGAACAGCGGCGTCTTCGCCGCCGCCCCGGACCGCCAGGTCGACAGCGTCTGCCCCTATTGCGGCGTCGGCTGCCAGCTGACCTACAACATCAAGGACGAGAAGCTGCTGTCGGTGACGGGCCGCGACGGTCCCGCCAACAAGAACCGGCTGTGCGTCAAGGGCCGCTTCGGCTTCGACTACATCCACCACCCGCACCGCCTGACCAAGCCGCTGATCCGCAAGGAGGGCGTGTCCAAGCACGACGTGGACATCGACCCGCTCAACCCGCTGACCCACTTCCGCGAGGCAAGCTGGGAGGAGGCCCTTGAGGTCGCCACCGCCGGCCTGCGCAAGATCCGCGACGAGCGGGGCGGCTCGGCGCTCGCCGGTTTCGGTTCGGCCAAGGGCTCCAACGAGGAGGCCTACCTGTTCCAGAAGCTGGTGCGCGTCGGCTTCGGCACCAACAACGTCGACCATTGCACCCGCCTGTGCCACGCCTCCTCGGTGGCGGCGCTGATCGAGGGCATCGGGTCGGGCGCGGTGACGGCTCCCTTCATGGCGGCCAAGGACGCCGAGGTGATCGTCGTCATCGGCTCCAACCCGACGGAGAACCACCCGGTCGCCGCGACCTTCTTCAAGAACGCGGCCAAGCGGGGCGCCAAGCTGGTTATCATGGACCCGCGCGGCCAGGTGCTGAAGCGCCACGCCAGCCACATGCTCCAGTTCAAGCCGGGCCGCGACGTGCCCATGCTGAACGCCATGCTGAACGTCATCATCAGCGAGGGGCTGTACGACGCGCAGTACGTGGCCGAGCACACCCAGGACTTCGAGGAGCTGCGCGCCCACATCGCCAGCTTCACCCCGGAGGCCATGGAGCCGGTCTGCGGCATCCCGGCGGAGCAACTCCGCGAGGTCGCGCGCCTCTACGCCACCTCCAAGGGCTCGATCATCTTCTGGGGCATGGGCGTGTCGCAGCACACCCACGGGACCGACAACGTGCGCTGCCTGATCGCCCTGTCGCTGGTCACCGGCCAGATCGGGCGTCCCGGCACCGGCCTGCACCCGCTGCGCGGCCAGAACAACGTCCAGGGCGCCTCCGACGCCGGTCTGATCCCGATGATGTTCCCGGATTACCGTCCGGTGGACGATCCCGAGGTCCACGCCTTCTACGAGGATTTCTGGGACACCAAGCTCGACTCCAAGCGCGGCCTGACCGTCGTCGAGATCATGGACGCGATCCACGCCGGCTCGCTGAACGGCATGTACGTGATGGGCGAGAATCCGGCCATGTCCGACCCGGACGTGGAGCACGCCCGCGACGCGCTCGCCAAGCTCGACCATCTGGTGGTGCAGGACCTGTTCCTGACCGAGACGGCCAAGTACGCCGACGTGGTTCTGCCCGCCTCGGCCTGGCCGGAGAAGACCGGGACGGTGACCAACACCAACCGCCAGGTCCAGCTCGGCCGGCAGGCCCTGCCGCCTCCGGGCGAGGCCCGGCAGGATCTGTGGATCGTCAACGCCATGGCCCGCGGCCTGGGTCTGGACTGGAACTACGAGCATCCGCGCGATGTGTTCCGGGAGATGAAGGGGGCGATGCCGTCGCTCGACAACATCACCTGGGAGCGGCTGGAGCGCGAGCGCTCGGTGACCTACCCCAGCCTGTCCGCGGATGATCCGGGTCAGGAGATCGTGTTCGGCGACGGCTTCCCCACGGCCACCGGCCGCGGGCGTCTGGTCCCCGCCGACGTGATCCCGCCGGCCGAGGAGCCGGACGCCGAGTTCCCGATGGTCCTGACCACCGGGCGCCAGCTGGAGCATTGGCACACCGGGTCGATGACCCGGCGCGCCCAGGTTCTCGACGATCTGGAGCCGGAGGCGGTGGCCTACATGAGCCCGGCGGACCTGCGGCGGATGGGCGCCAAGGGCGGCGACCGCATGAAGGTCACCACCCGGCGCGGCACCATCGAGCTGAAGGCGCGGTCGGACTACAACGTCCCGTCCGGGCTGGTGTTCGTGCCCTTCTGCTACGCCGAGGCGGCGGCCAACGTGCTGACCAACCCGAAGCTGGACCCCTACGGGAAAATTCCCGAGTTCAAGTTCGCCGCGGCCCGCATCGAGCCGGCGGCATAG
- the oxc gene encoding oxalyl-CoA decarboxylase: protein MSAVTVLNNQATAATDAEPALTDGFQLVIDALKLNGIENLYVVPGIPISDLLRMAQGEGLRVISFRHEQNAGNAAAIAGFLTKKPGVCMTVSAPGFLNGLTALANATTNCFPMILISGSSEREIVDLQQGDYEEMDQLAIAKPLCKAAFRVLHAQDIGIAVARAIRAAVSGRPGGVYLDLPAKLFSQVMDAAEGARSLVKVVDAAPAQLPSPDSVARALEVLKGAKRPLIILGKGAAYAQADEAVRELVEKSGIPFLPMSMAKGLLPDTHPQSAGAARSMVLKDADVVVLVGARLNWLLSHGKGKTWGEPGSKTFIQIDIEPREMDSNVAIVAPLVGDIGSCVSALTAGMAKGWTPPPAEWTGAVSARKEANIAKMAPKLMSNASPMNFHGALGALRRVVQERPEALLVNEGANTLDLARGIIDMHQPRKRLDVGTWGVMGIGMGFAVAAAVESGKPVLAVEGDSAFGFSGMEVETICRYNLPVCIVVFNNNGIYKGTDVNPTGGSDPSPMVFVPDSRYDKMMEAFGGAGVNVTTPDELYRAVSAAMDSGRPTLINAVIDPNAGSESGNIGSLNPTSAVRKGPKT, encoded by the coding sequence ATGTCAGCCGTCACAGTCCTCAACAACCAAGCCACGGCCGCCACCGATGCGGAACCGGCGCTGACGGATGGTTTCCAGCTCGTCATCGATGCCCTCAAGCTCAACGGCATCGAGAACCTCTACGTCGTGCCGGGCATCCCGATTTCCGACCTGCTGCGCATGGCCCAGGGCGAGGGGCTGCGGGTCATCTCCTTCCGCCACGAGCAGAACGCCGGCAACGCCGCGGCGATCGCCGGCTTCCTCACCAAGAAGCCGGGCGTGTGCATGACCGTCTCGGCGCCGGGCTTCCTCAACGGCCTGACCGCGCTGGCCAACGCCACCACCAACTGCTTCCCGATGATCCTGATCTCCGGCTCGTCGGAGCGCGAGATCGTCGACCTCCAGCAGGGCGACTACGAGGAGATGGACCAGCTGGCCATCGCCAAGCCGCTGTGCAAGGCGGCCTTCCGCGTGCTGCACGCCCAGGACATCGGCATCGCCGTGGCCCGCGCGATCCGCGCCGCGGTGTCGGGCCGTCCGGGCGGCGTCTACCTCGACCTGCCGGCCAAGCTGTTCTCGCAGGTGATGGACGCCGCCGAGGGCGCCCGCTCGCTGGTCAAGGTGGTCGACGCCGCCCCGGCGCAGCTGCCCTCGCCGGACTCGGTGGCGCGCGCCCTGGAGGTGCTGAAGGGCGCCAAGCGGCCGCTGATCATCCTGGGCAAGGGCGCCGCTTATGCGCAGGCCGACGAGGCGGTGCGCGAGCTGGTCGAGAAGAGCGGCATCCCGTTCCTGCCGATGAGCATGGCCAAGGGCCTGCTGCCCGACACCCACCCGCAGTCGGCGGGGGCGGCGCGCTCGATGGTCCTGAAGGACGCCGACGTGGTGGTGCTGGTCGGCGCGCGTCTGAACTGGCTGCTGTCGCACGGCAAGGGCAAGACGTGGGGCGAGCCGGGGTCGAAGACCTTCATCCAGATCGACATCGAGCCGCGCGAGATGGACAGCAACGTGGCGATCGTGGCGCCGCTGGTCGGCGACATCGGGTCGTGCGTGTCGGCCCTGACGGCCGGGATGGCGAAGGGCTGGACGCCGCCGCCGGCGGAGTGGACGGGGGCGGTGTCGGCGCGCAAGGAGGCGAACATCGCCAAGATGGCGCCCAAGCTGATGAGCAACGCCTCGCCGATGAACTTCCACGGCGCGCTGGGCGCGCTGCGCCGGGTGGTGCAGGAACGTCCCGAGGCGCTGCTGGTGAACGAGGGGGCCAACACGCTGGACCTGGCGCGCGGGATCATCGACATGCACCAGCCGCGCAAGCGCCTGGACGTCGGGACCTGGGGCGTGATGGGCATCGGCATGGGCTTCGCGGTGGCGGCGGCTGTGGAGTCGGGCAAGCCGGTTCTGGCGGTGGAAGGCGACAGCGCCTTCGGCTTCTCGGGCATGGAGGTCGAGACGATCTGCCGCTACAACCTGCCGGTGTGCATCGTGGTGTTCAACAACAACGGCATCTACAAGGGGACGGACGTGAACCCGACGGGCGGGTCGGACCCGTCGCCGATGGTCTTCGTTCCGGACTCGCGCTACGACAAGATGATGGAGGCCTTCGGCGGCGCGGGCGTCAACGTGACGACGCCGGACGAGCTGTACCGCGCGGTCAGCGCGGCGATGGACAGCGGCCGGCCGACGCTGATCAACGCGGTGATCGACCCCAACGCCGGGTCGGAGAGCGGCAACATCGGCAGCCTCAACCCCACCAGCGCCGTTCGCAAGGGTCCCAAGACGTAA